The following are encoded together in the Ornithorhynchus anatinus isolate Pmale09 unplaced genomic scaffold, mOrnAna1.pri.v4 scaffold_264_arrow_ctg1, whole genome shotgun sequence genome:
- the CCDC40 gene encoding coiled-coil domain-containing protein 40 isoform X3 — translation MMAQPGEDRSGPEMEAGSISEEEEPRAEDGGLERKGVKKEKEEADSREASGEESNLVQFPGQEVDSTQPQGEEASPTQIPGEEVEEAGPTQQVGEEVDSTQPPGEEVDSTQPPGEEVDSTQPAGEEVDSTQPAGEEVDSTQPPGEEVDSTKPPGEEADLTQPEGEASALPQPRDAAAVDPLEVDVSRTTSPSPGSGISDARDSFSQKPTDLEQCEWTGRSVQLSSGMSSERSLSALRANILEQIGDTSEIRSPSFLEALNQLMKDERDYKEEEPSLEENEEEEKEEEEAQLVVLDPDHPLMTRFQAALRDYLTRQIDRLQVELRELTVATRQERERREELGMSLYGIQQQLARLQKDLDKHRDRFAAVASDRRRAEERLGEVRLLYDQTTARVGEEHKRVSALQTELENLSLRLFYLQNMDQDIRDDISVMRRVAKKSETDQARAQVEKKKQDLYVDQLTRQANQLEEQIALYEAQYIAQAEDTRVIRLAVAEASFEIETINLEKKQLMNQWSSSLVGMKRRDEAFTAVREALRLSRRQAKSVDAEIEGFKKSIMKEEERNELLARILNRSETDAAMSQKLIAQCLAKQQVLKNEFSTFSHILHDTEGLLSHTCSDRNACTSDLLTLQQSMEKEVGAKKDMENVIVEKLQDQMTSSKMAKYFVQLNSKLQKKKTDLVTHLSKIGGDIAQATLGTTQTCGRVATLRKSLMEVEKETKRVNDLITNSENEISRRNLLIARKQGIINLYNKKVEAIISQLGGEELGPLEIEIRRLTKQMEEYSSEVVALQMSWLRLQNELVKVTREREDQLGVVDLFKKQITILEQKKLRTEKKIDQEKAERKDIEHHTRSLCTAMKKLNLLICQNSSSSEELQQGNTITENEFVRSLKVSEREALEMQEKLGQRQEEKEQLLNNLVEVEQQIMLWEKKIQLAKEMRAMVDSDTGQGEIRAMKTEIHRMQVRHAQLMKKQEKMIRDTEVAVSLRETILIRAESQKKINKKQLTRSDFHHKQMELRRKIKETQKNAEECNRTLVELEKAQESLKGIILAGQQELSSLQADSDILEADIDGFLDQKRQKRELRPREVK, via the exons ATGATGGCGCAGCCCGGCGAGGACCGCAGCGG GCCTGAGATGGAAGCTGGATCAATTTCTGAGGAAGAAGAGCCGCGGGCCGAAGATGGAGGG ttggagagaaaaggtgtcaaaaaggaaaaggaagaagccgATTCTAGGGAAGCATCAGGAGAGGAGTCCAATCTAGTGCAATTCCCAGGACAGGAAGTCGATTCAACGCAACCACAAGGAGAGGAAGCCAGTCCAACACAGATACCAGGAGAGGAAGTCGAGGAAGCTGGTCCAACACAACAAGTGGGAGAGGAAGTCGATTCAACACAACCACCGGGAGAGGAAGTTGATTCAACACAACCACCGGGAGAGGAAGTCGATTCAACACAACCAGCGGGAGAGGAAGTCGATTCAACACAACCAGCGGGAGAGGAAGTCGACTCAACACAACCGCCGGGAGAGGAAGTCGACTCAACAAAACCACCGGGAGAGGAAGCCGATCTAACACAACCAGAGGGGGAAGCATCTGCCCTTCCTCAGCCCCGCGATGCAGCTGCAGTTGACCCACTTGAGGTGGATGTTTCCAGAACCACCAGTCCTTCACCTGGTTCG GGAATCTCAGACGCACGTGACTCTTTTTCTCAGAAGCCAACTGACCTGGAACAGTGTGAATGGACAGGGAGGAGTGTCCAACTATCGTCCGGAATGAGCAGCGAGAGATCTCTGTCTGCACTCAGGGCAAATATCCTGGAACAGATAG GTGACACCAGTGAAATCAGGTCACCGAGCTTCTTGGAGGCCTTGAACCAGCTCATGAAAGACGAGAGAGATTACAAGGAGGAGGAGCCGAGcttggaggagaatgaggaggaggagaaggaggaggaagaagcccaGCTGGTGGTGTTGGATCCAGACCAT CCGCTGATGACCAGATTCCAAGCCGCTCTGAGAGACTACCTCACGCGGCAGATAGACCGGCTGCAGGTGGAGCTCCGAGAACTG ACGGTGGCCACGAGGCAAGAGAGAGAGCGGCGGGAAGAGCTGGGCATGAGCCTGTACGGGATCCAGCAGCAACTGGCCCGCCTCCAGAAGGATCTGGACAAACATCGGGACCGCTTCGCCGCCGTGGCCTCGGACCGGAGGCGGGCGGAGGAGAGGCTCGGGGAAGTGCGGCTCCTCTACGACCAGACCACGGCCAGGGTCGGCGAGGAGCACAAGAGAG TTTCCGCCCTGCAGACGGAGTTGGAGAACCTGTCCCTGCGTCTGTTCTACCTGCAGAACATGGACCAGGACATCCGCGATGACATCTCCGTCATGAGGCGGGTGGCCAAGAAGTCCGAGACGGACCAAGCGCGGGCCCAAGTGGAGAAGAAGAAACAG GATCTGTACGTGGACCAGCTGACCAGACAGGCCAACCAACTGGAAGAACAGATCGCCCTGTACGAAGCTCAGTACATCGCTCAGGCTGAGGATACAAGAGTCATAAGACTGGCGGTggcggag gCCAGTTTCGAAATAGAAACGATCAACCTGGAGAAGAAGCAGCTTATGAATCAGTGGTCCAGCAGCCTGGTGGGCATGAAACGCCGAGATGAGGCCTTCACTGCCGTCCGGGAAGCGCTGAG GTTATCTCGGCGCCAGGCCAAGTCCGTGGACGCCGAAATCGAAGGCTTCAAGAAATCCatcatgaaggaggaggagaggaacgaGCTCCTGGCGAGGATCTTGAACCGCTCGGAGACGGACGCGGCCATGAGCCAGAAGTTAATAGCGCAGTGCCTCGCCAAACAACAGGTCTTGAAGAACGAATTCTCCACCTTCAGCCACATTCTACACGACACCGAAGGACTCCTCAGCCACACCTGCTCG GATCGCAACGCCTGCACGAGCGACCTCCTGACCCTCCAGCAAAgcatggagaaggaggtgggcgCCAAGAAGGACATGGAGAACGTCATCGTGGAGAAACTGCAGGATCAAATGACGTCCAGCAAGATGGCCAAGTATTTCGTCCAACTGAATTCCAAACTCCAGAAGAAGAAGACGGAtctg gtgacGCACCTGTCCAAAATCGGAGGGGACATCGCCCAGGCCACTCTGGGGACCACCCAGACCTGTGGCCGAGTGGCCACGCTGAGGAAGAGCCtgatggaggtggagaaggaaacgAAGAGGGTGAACGACCTCATCACCAACAGCGAAAACGAAATCTCCAGGCGCAACCTCCTCATCGCGCGCAAGCAGGGCATCATCAACCTGTACAACAAGAAAGTGGAAGCCATCATCTCCCAGCTGGGG ggggaagagctggggccCCTGGAAATCGAGATCAGAAGGCTGACGAAACAAATGGAAGAGTACAGCTCCGAGGTCGTGGCCCTGCAGATGTCCTGGCTCCGGCTGCAGAACGAACTGGTCAAGGTGACCCGGGAGCGGGAGGACCAGCTGGGCGTCGTGGACCTGTTCAAAAAACAGATCACCATCCTGGAGCAAAAGAAACTGCGCACGGAGA AAAAGATCGACCAGGAGAAGGCCGAGCGGAAAGACATAGAGCATCACACGAGGTCCCTGTGCACCGCCATGAAGAAGCTGAACCTGCTCATCTGCCAGAACAGCAGCAGCTCAGAGGAGCTCCAGCAGGGCAACACCATAACGGAGAACGAGTTTGTGCGATCGCTCAAG GTTTCTGAGAGAGAAGCGCTTGAAATGCAAGAGAAGCTGGGCCAACGTCAAGAAGAAAAGGAGCAGCTGCTCAATAACCTGGTGGAAGTCGA ACAACAGATTATGCTGTGGGAGAAGAAAATCCAGCTGGCCAAGGAGATGCGGGCAATGGTGGATTCGGACACAGGCCAGGGAGAGATCCGGGCCATGAAGACTGAGATCCATCGGAtgcag gtgCGGCACGCCCAGCTGatgaagaagcaggagaagatgATCCGCGACACGGAAGTGGCCGTCTCACTCCGAGAAACCATCTTGATCCGGGCCGAAAGCCAGAAGAAAATCAACAAGAAGCAACTCACGCGGAGCGACTTTCACCACAAACAGATGGAGCTGAGGAGGAAAATCAAGGAGACGCAGAAG